Proteins found in one Phoenix dactylifera cultivar Barhee BC4 unplaced genomic scaffold, palm_55x_up_171113_PBpolish2nd_filt_p 002232F, whole genome shotgun sequence genomic segment:
- the LOC120109466 gene encoding LOW QUALITY PROTEIN: pentatricopeptide repeat-containing protein At4g22760-like (The sequence of the model RefSeq protein was modified relative to this genomic sequence to represent the inferred CDS: inserted 6 bases in 4 codons) — protein MLASQRRRRRRIIPSNGQHRRLTFSASTPRPPSATTGDASSWTRAIRSSVELGRFCHAVALYARMQRTGHRPDPFAASAALKACARLPSRXLATAIHAQLHKLGLRSHVYPETALADFYSKLDGPDAARRVFDEMSVKNVVSXESILSSRIRAGELGAAQRVFDEMPVRDVVSWNSMVSGYAKAGDMDRAAALFHCMPEKNPASWNGMISGYINRGNMAMARELFDEMPVRSNVSWITMISGYTRSGDVESARELFDKMERRDLYVWNAMIACYAQNGCPREALQLFNRMRKPDVGVQPDEMTFSSVISACSQLGDLKFGLWVEEYMSSIGIELDDHLSTALIDLYXKCGGMDRAFVLFDGLKXRELVSYSAMILGCGINGRSSDAISLFKEMLDAKITPNAVTFVGLLTAYSHAGLVEEGRRCFASMWTKHKIPPSADHYAVMVDLLGRSGRLEEAYQLIRKMPMRPHVGVWGALLLACRLHGNVELGELAARNCFELEPEASGYYVLLANVYAEAGKWDKAKRLRKMMVEKG, from the exons ATGCTCGCGTCCCAGcgacggaggagaagaagaataatCCCCTCCAACGGTCAGCACCGCCGTCTCACGTTCTCCGCCTCCACTCCCCGGCCTCCCTCTGCAACCACCGGCGACGCCTCCTCATGGACCCGCGCGATCCGGTCCTCGGTGGAGCTCGGCCGCTTCTGCCACGCCGTAGCCCTCTACGCCCGCATGCAGCGCACCGGCCACCGCCCCGACCCCTTTGCCGCCTCCGCAGCTCTCAAGGCCTGCGCCCGCCTCCCCTCCCG CCTCGCCACCGCCATCCACGCCCAGCTGCACAAGCTCGGCCTCCGCTCCCACGTTTACCCGGAGACCGCCCTCGCCGACTTCTACTCTAAGCTCGACGGCCCCGACGCCGCCAGGAGGGTGTTCGACGAAATGTCCGTGAAGAATGTCGTCT TGGAATCCATCCTCTCCTCCCGCATAAGAGCCGGAGAGTTGGGAGCCGCCCAGAGGGTCTTCGATGAGATGCCAGTGAGGGACGTGGTTTCCTGGAACTCGATGGTCTCCGGGTACGCCAAGGCTGGGGACATGGACCGCGCTGCTGCTCTTTTCCATTGCATGCCCGAGAAGAACCCTGCCTCTTGGAACGGGATGATAAGCGGGTATATAAATCGCGGGAATATGGCAATGGCGAGAGAACTGTTCGATGAAATGCCCGTGAGAAGCAATGTTTCCTGGATCACGATGATTTCTGGTTATACGCGGAGCGGGGATGTTGAATCTGCAAGGGAGCTATTTGACAAGATGGAAAGGAGGGATCTTTATGTGTGGAATGCGATGATCGCTTGTTATGCACAGAACGGATGCCCCAGAGAGGCGCTTCAGTTGTTCAACAGGATGCGGAAGCCTGATGTGGGCGTGCAGCCTGATGAGATGACCTTTTCTAGTGTCATATCGGCTTGCTCGCAGTTGGGGGACTTGAAATTTGGGTTGTGGGTTGAAGAATATATGTCTTCTATTGGGATCGAATTGGATGATCATTTGAGTACTGCTCTTATAGATTTGT TCAAGTGTGGAGGAATGGACAGGGCTTTTGTGCTTTTTGATGGGTTGAA AAGAGAATTAGTGTCTTATAGTGCAATGATCTTGGGATGTGGCATAAATGGGAGGTCTTCGGATGCAATTAGTTTGTTTAAAGAGATGTTGGATGCAAAAATAACACCAAATGCTGTAACCTTTGTTGGGCTTCTGACAGCATATAGTCATGCTGGTTTGGTGGAGGAAGGGCGCAGATGCTTTGCTTCAATGTGGACCAAGCATAAGATTCCACCCTCGGCCGATCACTATGCAGTTATGGTAGATCTTCTTGGTCGGAGTGGAAGGTTGGAAGAAGCATATCAGCTGATTAGGAAGATGCCGATGCGTCCCCATGTTGGTGTATGGGGAGCCTTGCTTCTTGCTTGCAGGTTGCATGGCAATGTAGAGCTTGGGGAGCTTGCTGCTCGGAATTGCTTTGAGTTGGAGCCTGAAGCAAGTGGGTATTATGTCCTCCTGGCTAACGTCTATGCTGAAGCTGGAAAATGGGACAAGGCGAAGAGActaaggaagatgatggtggaaAAGGGTTAA